The following is a genomic window from Kitasatospora fiedleri.
AGCGCGCACCCCGCCGTGCCAGCGGGCCGCCGTGGTGGAACTCCTGCCCGGGCGACGGTCGGTGCGGACCGAGACCCGGGCCCTACCGCGCGGGGGCCGGTTACCGCTCAGGTCTGTCCCGTCCGCCGCCAGGGCTGTTGCGCCGCTTGCCCGCCGTCCCGGTCGGTCGACGCGGTCTCCGCAGCCACGTTCGAGGCGGCTGGCCCGGTCGCCTCGGGTCCGGGCCCGGTGGCAGCCGCGGAACGGTTCCACCGGCCCGGCCGACCACCCCGGTCGGCGACGGCTCCTTCCCGGGCGGGGGAGACCCCCCGTCAGGAACCGACCACACCGTCCGCCTCACCCTCACCCTCACCCGCGCCCGCGTCCGCCTCCGCCCCGTCCCCCTCCCCGGCCCGGGCGATCCGGGCGGCCAGGAAGGCGAACGCCAGGGCCAGCACGGCCTGCACGGCCACGGTGACGGCGAAGCCGCGGGACAGCCCGCCATCGGCACCGTCGCTCGCACCTCCGCTCGCACCGCCGCCGCCCGCCGTCGCGGTGGCCACGGCGTGGAAGAGCCCGCCCAGGAGGGCCACGCCCAGGCCGAGGCCGAGTTGCTGCAGCGTGGTGAAGAGTCCGCCGGCGACGCCCGCCGCCCAGGTGGGGGTGCGCGACAGGACCGTGCGCAGGACCGGACCGTACATCAGGGCCTGGGTGACGCCGAGCAGGACCAGCAGCGGTTGCAGGGCCGCCGGGGCCCCGCCGCGGGTGCCGTCCACGGTGAGGGCGAGGCCCAGCAGCACGGCCGCCTGCCCGACGGCCGCGCCGGTCATCGTCCAGCGCCCGGTGCGGCGTTCCACGGCCGGCAGGACGAGGGCGGTGACGACGAATGCCGCGCCGAAGCCGAGCAGCAGCAGGACGGTGCCCCAGGCGTCCACGCCGAACGCGCTCTGGGCGAGCGCCGAGAACTCGTACAGGAAGGCCCCGTAACCGGTGAAGAACAGCAGCGTCATGACCAGGCCCCGGCGCACGGCCGGGGTGCGCAGCACGCTCGGCGGCACGACGGGCAGTTCGCCGCGGCGTTCGGCGGCGCGCTGCGAGCGGGCGAAGACGGCGAGCACCGCGGCGCCCGCGGCCAGCATCGCGGACACCGGGGCCGGGCCGCCCGCGGAGGTGCCGAGGGTCAGCGGCACCACGACGAGGAGCAGGCCGGTGCCGAGCAGCGTGGCCCCGCGCAGGTCGAGCGCCAGCGGAGCGGTCGAGCGCGACTCGGGCACGGTGCGCAGGGCGAGCAGCGCCGCCGCGCCCAGCGCCCCGGTGAGCACCTGGACCAGCCGCCAGCCCCAGTGCTCGCCGGCCGCCTGCGCCACCGCGCCCGCCAGGAGTTGGCCGGTGACGGTGGCGATGCCGCTGACGGCGGCGAACAGCGTGACGCCCAGCGCCCGCAGCCGCCCGGGCGCCGTGGACTGGATGGTGGACAGCACCTGCGGGGTGAAGAGCCCGGCGGCGGCGCCCAGCACGGCGCGCAGCACCACCAGGACGGCCAGGTTCGGCGCGAGCGCGGCCAGCACCGAGGCCGCGCCGAACGCGCCGACCCCGGCCGCGAGCAGCCGCCGCCGCCCGAACCGGTCGCCCAGGCGCCCCGCGACGA
Proteins encoded in this region:
- a CDS encoding MFS transporter, with product MTAQTVPLTRPVVPRPARALTGGGLAVLLLAYLPVNMTFGSVNLLEPAITADLGVSVSGGQLVLSAYTTAFAATLVVAGRLGDRFGRRRLLAAGVGAFGAASVLAALAPNLAVLVVLRAVLGAAAGLFTPQVLSTIQSTAPGRLRALGVTLFAAVSGIATVTGQLLAGAVAQAAGEHWGWRLVQVLTGALGAAALLALRTVPESRSTAPLALDLRGATLLGTGLLLVVVPLTLGTSAGGPAPVSAMLAAGAAVLAVFARSQRAAERRGELPVVPPSVLRTPAVRRGLVMTLLFFTGYGAFLYEFSALAQSAFGVDAWGTVLLLLGFGAAFVVTALVLPAVERRTGRWTMTGAAVGQAAVLLGLALTVDGTRGGAPAALQPLLVLLGVTQALMYGPVLRTVLSRTPTWAAGVAGGLFTTLQQLGLGLGVALLGGLFHAVATATAGGGGASGGASDGADGGLSRGFAVTVAVQAVLALAFAFLAARIARAGEGDGAEADAGAGEGEGEADGVVGS